CCACGACCCGCACAACGTCTCAGCCATTCTTCGAAGCTGCGACGCCTTCGGAGTCTTCGGCGTCCACCTTCTGTACACGTCCGAGGTCTTCCCGACCCTGGGACACAAGTCCTCGGCCTCGGCCAGGAAATGGATCCAGACCGAATGCCACGCCGATCCGGCATCTTTGGCCGGTCGGCTTCACCGGGATGGTTTCTCCGTCCTGGCCACCGGATTCTCCCCCCGGTCCGCACCTCTGAACGAGATCAATTTCACTCGCCCCACGGCCGTGATCCTCGGCAACGAGCACCGGGGAGTGGATCCGGAATTCGCCCCCTTGGTCGATGGCGAAATCTTTATCCCCATGCAGGGCATGGTCCAGAGTCTGAACGTGTCCGTGGCCGCGGCCCTGATCCTCTACGAGGCCTGGCGGCAGCGTTCGGCCGCCGGGTTCTTCGATCGGCCCAGGTTCGACGCCCAGGACATGGAAACCCTTTTTGAGGAATGGTGCCAGATATGAGCGGCAACACGTTCGGACGTCTGTTTCGGCTGACAACCTTCGGAGAATCACACGGCCCGGCCCTGGGCGGGGTCATCGACGGCTGCCCCGCGGGCCTGGATCTGGACGAGGCCGTGATCCAGCGAGAACTTGATCTCCGGCGACCCGGCCAGGGCCCTGCCTCCACGGCCCGCAAGGAGCCCGATACCGTCCGAATCCTGTCCGGAGTCTTCGAGGGCCGGACCACGGGGACCCCCATTGGCTTCGTCATCGAGAACACGGACCAGCGCTCCAGGGACTATTCGGCCATCGCCGACACCTACCGGCCCGGGCACGGCGATCTAACCTATGATCGGAAATACGGAGTCAGGGACTACCGGGGCGGCGGCCGGTCCTCGGGCCGGGAGACCGTCTCCAGGGTCGCCGGAGGGGCCGTGGCCCAGGTCTACCTCGGCAAGGTTGGCGTCTCGGTCCGGGCCTGCACCCGGGAACTTGGGGGAATCGTCGCTGCGGACACCCGCTGGGACCTCATCGGGGACAACCCCTTCTTCTCCCCAGACCCGTCATTGATCCCGACCTGGGAAGAAAAAATCCGAGCGACCAGAGCCGCTGGAGACACCTTGGGCGGGGTGGTCGAAATCGAGGCCCTTGGTGTCCCGCCGGGACTGGGCGAGCCGGTCTTCGACAAGCTCGACGCCAGGCTGGCCTATGCCCTCATGGGCGTCGGCGCCGTCAAGGGTGTCGAAATCGGGAGAGGATTCGAGGCCGCCCGACTGACCGGAATGCAGAACAACGATCCCATCACCCCGAAGGGCTTCACCTCCAACAACTCCGGCGGAATCCTGGCCGGAATTTCCAACGGAGATCGAATCCTGGTCAGGGCCGCTATCAAACCGATTCCCTCCGTCGGACGTCCCCAGCAGACCGTGGACCGATCCGGTCGGGCCGTGTCGATCACCGTCGGCGGCCGCCACGACATCTGCGCCATTCCCCGCATCGTTCCCGTTCTCAAGGCAATGGTCCTCCTGACCCTGGCCGACATGCATCTGCTCCAATTTGGGCCCTTGAACCGCCCTTGACCAAAGAACCGGACAACCAGAGGATACCCCGATGATTCGCCTTCGATCGTCCCTCGCCACCTCCCTTATCGCGACCATACTGTTGGCCCTGACCTGGCCGGCGATGGCCATGGACAGACCGACCCCCGACCGAAACGACATCTTGACCCTGGCCGCTTCGGTGACTCGGGAGGCCTGGCCCGACGCCGACGCGGTGATCTTGGCCAGGGAGACCTTTGTCCGCTATGACGAGGACGGCCTCTACCGGGAATGGGACGAGACCTACACCAAAGTCCTGACCGAAAAGGGCCGGCGACAGGCCGCCTCCCTGTCCTCCTACTTCACTCGGCCCTACAACACGACCGTCTTTGAAATTGCCGAGATCATCAAGCCTGACGGCAACGTGACCGTTGTGAACATCGAGGCCAACACGCGGGACATGGTCGAGCCGGGACAGATGCAGTCGAACATCTACAATCCCGACGCCCGCATCCTGGTCCTGAATGTTCCTGGCTTGGAGATCGGCGACGTTTTGCACTACGTCATCCGGGACGACTTCACCAAGGCCAGGGTCCCCGGAACCTTCAGCGACATCATCGTTCTCGAGGGTACGGACCCGATCCTTTCGGCCCGGGCCACCATCGCCGGCCCCAAGAGCCTTCCCCTGACCCATGCCTTGGTCCGGGACGAGATTCCCGGCACACTGACCGCCAAAACCCTTGAGGTGGATGGCATCCACGTCACCACCTGGACGGCCCGAAACGTGCCCCAGGCCTTTCCGGAACCGGATATGCCCCCCTTCTACACCGTGGCCCAGAGAATTCTGGCCAGCACCATCCCCGACTGGGAGTGGGTCTCGCGCTGGTACTGGGAACTCAGCCTTCCGGCCCTGCAGCAGGCCACTCCGGCCATGGAAGACTTGGTCGACGAACTCACGGCCGAAACCCCGGATCCGGATACGGCCATCATGGCCGTCTTCACCTGGGTCTCCCAGAAGATCAGATACATGGGCCTGACCCTGGAGGATACCGCACCGGGCTACGAGCCCCACCCCGTGGACATGACCTTTTCCCGCCGGGCCGGGGTCTGCCGGGACAAGGCCGCCCTGCTGGTCAGCCTGCTCCGGCTGGCCGGCTTCGAGGCCTTCCCTGTCCTGATAATGAACGGCCCCCGGAAGGATCCGGCCGTGCCCCAGCCCTTTTTCAACCACGCCATCGTCGCCGTCAAAAAGGCCGACGGATCCTTTCAGCTCATGGACCCCACCGATGAGAGCACGACCCAGATCCTCCCCCCATATCTCAACAACCAGAGCTACCTCGTGGCCACGCCCTGGGGTGAACCCCTGGCCACGAGCCCGACCGTTCCGGCCGAAGACAACATGATGCGCCTGGCCACCACCGGGACCCTGCAAACCGACGGAACGGTCACGGCCCGCACGACCTGTCGCTTCGAGGGCATCAACGACAACGCCTACCGCGGGTTCTTCTCCCGCCTCGACTCCGACCAGCGCCGCAACGTCTTTGAACGACTCCTCACCCAGGCCGTGCCCGGGGCGGCCATGACCGCCTTTACACTGGAGCCCACGGACATGCAGGATGTCAGCGTGCCCCTTACGGCCGAGTTCTCCTTCACCAGCGGTAATCTCCTGGTTCCGGTCAATGGCGCGGCCCTGTTCTCCCCGCCGGTGTTCGGACAACGCATAGGCATGCTCCGCTACCTAATCGACAAAACCGATCTCGAAACCCGGCGATTTCCCCTCTACACCCACGTCACCTGCGGCTCGGAGGAGACCCTGGACATCTCCCCGGCCTCCGGGACCGGCCCCTTCGTCTCGGTTCCGGAACCGGTTTTCAGCCACGATCACGGCATATTCAGGGCCGCCAACGCCACTTTGTCCGACGGTTCCCTCCGTTCCCGCCGGGTCTTCGTCCTTGAACGGACCGAATACTCGCCCGAGGACTATGCGCATCTTCGCCATGTTCTGGCCGAAATGGAACGGTCCGACCGCCTTCTCCCGGTCTGCGCCGTGACCGGGACCGACGACCGCTCCTGGCTGGCCGAGCAGCGCTCCGACGCCGTGATTCTGGACTCCAGCCTCGATGTCCGGGTCCGCGACGATCATTCCTGGACCGAAACCGAAAGCATTCGCCTCCAAGTCCTGACGTATTCCGGAAAAAAGACGCACAGCGAACTGAAGATCGACTTCAATCCGGCCTGGGAGGAAGTCCGGCTTCTGAAAGCCGTGGTCGTGGACTCCAGGAATCAGACACACACCCCGGAAGACCACGAAATCAACCTCATGGATGCCGACTGGGTCGGCCGAGCCCCGGGATACTCACCGCTCAAAACCATGGTCGTCTCCCTGCCGGGCGTGGAGGTCGGGTCAACCATCGAGTACGCCATCGTCCGGGAAAAGCGGGACCGGCCCTTTTTCTCTCTCCGCCGGACCTTTCAGGAACACGATCCCGTGCTCAGGTCCTCCCTAACCATGACCTTTCCCTCCTCCATGAGCCCCCGGCTGATTCCCTTCCCTGCGGGGATCGGACTCGAAGGCCCTTGGTGGCGGACCGAGACCGTGGCCATCGACCACGAATCGTTCACAAGCAAGAAAGAAATCTCTCACACCTTTAGGATGTCCCATCTCCCTGCCGTGCCGCGGGAGCGTCGAATCCCTCCCCTCTTCACCTTCTGCCCCACGGTCCTGGCCAGCACCGGGGCCTGGTCGAATCTGGCCGCGACCCTGTCCCGGAATCTTGAATCCCTGGTCGATCCCAAGTCCCTGCCCGAGGACCTCGTGGCCGGTCTGCGGGCCCTGCCCG
Above is a window of Deltaproteobacteria bacterium DNA encoding:
- a CDS encoding tRNA methyltransferase; amino-acid sequence: MRPKFPTDERKARIREVLSRRQPDLTLVLNNIHDPHNVSAILRSCDAFGVFGVHLLYTSEVFPTLGHKSSASARKWIQTECHADPASLAGRLHRDGFSVLATGFSPRSAPLNEINFTRPTAVILGNEHRGVDPEFAPLVDGEIFIPMQGMVQSLNVSVAAALILYEAWRQRSAAGFFDRPRFDAQDMETLFEEWCQI
- a CDS encoding chorismate synthase, producing MSGNTFGRLFRLTTFGESHGPALGGVIDGCPAGLDLDEAVIQRELDLRRPGQGPASTARKEPDTVRILSGVFEGRTTGTPIGFVIENTDQRSRDYSAIADTYRPGHGDLTYDRKYGVRDYRGGGRSSGRETVSRVAGGAVAQVYLGKVGVSVRACTRELGGIVAADTRWDLIGDNPFFSPDPSLIPTWEEKIRATRAAGDTLGGVVEIEALGVPPGLGEPVFDKLDARLAYALMGVGAVKGVEIGRGFEAARLTGMQNNDPITPKGFTSNNSGGILAGISNGDRILVRAAIKPIPSVGRPQQTVDRSGRAVSITVGGRHDICAIPRIVPVLKAMVLLTLADMHLLQFGPLNRP
- a CDS encoding DUF3857 domain-containing protein — encoded protein: MIRLRSSLATSLIATILLALTWPAMAMDRPTPDRNDILTLAASVTREAWPDADAVILARETFVRYDEDGLYREWDETYTKVLTEKGRRQAASLSSYFTRPYNTTVFEIAEIIKPDGNVTVVNIEANTRDMVEPGQMQSNIYNPDARILVLNVPGLEIGDVLHYVIRDDFTKARVPGTFSDIIVLEGTDPILSARATIAGPKSLPLTHALVRDEIPGTLTAKTLEVDGIHVTTWTARNVPQAFPEPDMPPFYTVAQRILASTIPDWEWVSRWYWELSLPALQQATPAMEDLVDELTAETPDPDTAIMAVFTWVSQKIRYMGLTLEDTAPGYEPHPVDMTFSRRAGVCRDKAALLVSLLRLAGFEAFPVLIMNGPRKDPAVPQPFFNHAIVAVKKADGSFQLMDPTDESTTQILPPYLNNQSYLVATPWGEPLATSPTVPAEDNMMRLATTGTLQTDGTVTARTTCRFEGINDNAYRGFFSRLDSDQRRNVFERLLTQAVPGAAMTAFTLEPTDMQDVSVPLTAEFSFTSGNLLVPVNGAALFSPPVFGQRIGMLRYLIDKTDLETRRFPLYTHVTCGSEETLDISPASGTGPFVSVPEPVFSHDHGIFRAANATLSDGSLRSRRVFVLERTEYSPEDYAHLRHVLAEMERSDRLLPVCAVTGTDDRSWLAEQRSDAVILDSSLDVRVRDDHSWTETESIRLQVLTYSGKKTHSELKIDFNPAWEEVRLLKAVVVDSRNQTHTPEDHEINLMDADWVGRAPGYSPLKTMVVSLPGVEVGSTIEYAIVREKRDRPFFSLRRTFQEHDPVLRSSLTMTFPSSMSPRLIPFPAGIGLEGPWWRTETVAIDHESFTSKKEISHTFRMSHLPAVPRERRIPPLFTFCPTVLASTGAWSNLAATLSRNLESLVDPKSLPEDLVAGLRALPERDLILTAARNHVATTVASAGPSLAQAPLSELSSARQTLARGYGNSADRAIVLAALLRAAGLDPTFVLPLDAPRIPWIQNTLQAAPDWGLFKDVLVAIKDSGERMVFLNDTDQYAPLGSTQADGSSGLDLRTGLFVPVEASSPDLAEGRESTFRIVLNDVGDALVTVTRTYFGPSCAEFRKRIREMNPEMKVRYVQEQVSAISRSAASRAPARLNPDSYPALEEYELAIPGLAVTRLDHWFLELPWLIREIDGVGDHTRILPLFRENPSRVRTRVEVVPPPSIKNRVLGPDERSFVLAPWGRIDISADQDKAGFRLIQSAEFRPMIVLPTQYPALFDAARILALPSTRTLAIPIGDKKP